Proteins co-encoded in one Candidatus Nitrosacidococcus tergens genomic window:
- a CDS encoding TrkH family potassium uptake protein yields the protein MVQRVLGLFLILFSTVLIPPVIISWLYHDDAMSVFLVAFSLIVGLGLLFWLPRHKYRRDLRRKDGFIIVVMFWVVLSLSGSLPFFLAENPNLSFTDAVFESVSELTTTGATVINGLDGLPKSLLFYRQELQWLGGMGLIVLGVAILPMLGIGGMQLYRAEIPGPMKTDKFTPRIAETAKTLWLIYIGLTITCATAYWFAGMSLFDAVAHSFSTIAIGGSSTHDDSFGYFNSPLIEAIAVFFIFLAGMNFSLHFFTLRNHAIKHYWKDEECRAYLFILVLVTLFSSIYLWIYQDFSDPYSALRNGLFYTISIGTTAGFSTGDGYGSLPGFFPVLLLMVAYIGACGGSTGGGMKVIRALLLYKQGTREIKRLIYQSATISIKMGDKSIPDQIIEGVSGFMAIYMVCFILLYLTLLATGLDMITAFSAVTSCLNNVGVGLGEATNNYENINIISKWTLCFAMLLGRLEIFPIIVLMTPIFWKQ from the coding sequence ATGGTACAGCGAGTTTTAGGATTATTTCTTATTTTATTTAGCACGGTATTAATTCCACCTGTAATCATATCTTGGCTTTACCATGATGATGCAATGTCAGTTTTTTTAGTGGCTTTTAGTCTAATTGTAGGATTAGGGTTATTATTTTGGCTTCCAAGGCATAAATATCGTAGAGATTTAAGGCGAAAAGATGGATTTATTATTGTCGTTATGTTTTGGGTGGTCTTAAGTCTTTCGGGATCGCTGCCATTTTTTTTAGCAGAAAACCCAAACCTATCTTTCACTGATGCGGTTTTTGAATCAGTATCTGAGCTAACCACAACAGGTGCAACTGTCATTAATGGACTCGACGGATTACCTAAATCCTTACTTTTCTACCGTCAAGAACTACAGTGGTTAGGAGGTATGGGATTAATTGTGCTCGGGGTTGCTATCTTGCCTATGCTAGGAATTGGAGGTATGCAACTTTATCGAGCAGAAATTCCTGGCCCTATGAAAACAGATAAGTTTACCCCCCGTATTGCTGAAACGGCAAAAACATTATGGCTAATATATATAGGTTTGACGATTACTTGTGCAACAGCATACTGGTTTGCAGGAATGAGTCTATTTGATGCTGTAGCTCATAGTTTTTCAACGATAGCGATTGGTGGATCTTCGACCCATGATGATAGTTTTGGCTACTTTAATAGTCCTTTAATTGAAGCAATTGCAGTATTTTTTATATTTCTAGCAGGTATGAATTTTTCCCTTCATTTTTTTACTCTTAGGAACCATGCTATAAAGCATTATTGGAAAGATGAAGAGTGTCGAGCCTATTTATTTATCCTTGTACTTGTAACACTATTTTCATCTATCTACTTATGGATTTATCAAGATTTTTCTGATCCATATTCAGCTCTTCGCAATGGGCTTTTTTACACCATTTCAATCGGCACTACAGCAGGGTTTAGTACTGGTGATGGCTATGGAAGTTTACCTGGTTTTTTTCCTGTTTTATTATTAATGGTTGCTTACATTGGTGCTTGTGGTGGTTCCACTGGTGGTGGAATGAAAGTTATTCGAGCACTATTACTTTATAAGCAAGGAACGCGAGAAATAAAAAGATTAATTTACCAAAGTGCTACGATTTCAATTAAAATGGGGGATAAAAGCATCCCAGATCAAATCATAGAGGGTGTAAGTGGTTTTATGGCTATTTATATGGTTTGTTTTATTTTGTTGTATTTAACATTATTAGCTACTGGATTAGATATGATAACGGCTTTTTCTGCGGTAACTTCCTGTTTAAATAATGTAGGGGTAGGGCTAGGAGAAGCAACTAATAACTATGAGAACATTAATATCATTTCTAAATGGACTTTATGTTTTGCTATGCTACTAGGGCGTTTAGAAATTTTTCCCATCATTGTGCTTATGACACCCATATTTTGGAAGCAGTAG
- the lnt gene encoding apolipoprotein N-acyltransferase, which produces MKRNRKSILVLVAGGILPLAFAPYHIYIIAIISPIFLFAICRNALVKQTLWYGWLFGLGYFGVGVSWIYIAIHDFGHTSVVLALSITGLFIAFLSLFPALLAGLITFLFPNENKTKYLLVWPTLWVIIEWIRGWIFTGFPWLSLGYSQFESPLSNLAPILGVYGVSLAVVLSASLIILACYWGNSTRFIAIGGLGSLWIFSFFLSFIPWTTPIGNQIQVTLIQGNTPQDIKWEPNQVRLALEKYHDLTEKHWDSDLIIWPEGALPVLYHQIAQGYLSDLEDEAKTHHTDLLIGLPFYNQEGGKYYNGLLNLGAKRSFYYKYHLVPFGEYIPLSSYLQGVIDFFNLPISSFSHGEKQQPLLQVAGYLVAASICYEDAFGEEITKKLPEAKFLVNVTNNAWYGDSLAPHQHLQIAQMRSLEVGRDLARATTNGISAIINAKGRLIATTDQFITTTLTGIIQPREGKTPYVFWGNSFIIGLCFVSFIFSVIKNRQPIN; this is translated from the coding sequence ATGAAACGAAATAGAAAGAGTATTCTAGTACTGGTTGCGGGAGGAATACTACCACTTGCTTTTGCACCCTATCACATTTATATAATTGCAATTATTAGCCCTATTTTTTTGTTTGCTATCTGCCGTAATGCACTAGTTAAACAAACGCTATGGTATGGATGGTTATTTGGTTTAGGTTATTTTGGAGTAGGGGTTTCTTGGATTTATATAGCTATCCACGATTTTGGTCATACCAGTGTTGTTTTAGCCTTGTCTATCACTGGGTTATTTATCGCTTTTCTAAGCCTTTTTCCTGCATTATTAGCAGGGTTAATCACGTTTCTCTTCCCTAATGAAAACAAAACTAAATACCTTTTAGTTTGGCCTACTTTATGGGTAATTATTGAATGGATTCGAGGTTGGATTTTTACAGGGTTTCCATGGCTAAGCCTAGGCTATAGTCAGTTTGAAAGCCCTCTTTCCAATTTAGCCCCCATCTTAGGAGTGTACGGAGTTTCTTTAGCTGTCGTATTAAGTGCTAGTTTGATTATACTTGCGTGTTACTGGGGAAATTCTACACGGTTTATTGCTATTGGAGGGCTAGGATCGCTGTGGATTTTTAGCTTTTTTCTATCTTTTATACCATGGACCACTCCTATAGGTAATCAAATTCAAGTAACTTTAATTCAAGGAAATACGCCTCAAGATATAAAATGGGAACCTAATCAAGTAAGATTAGCGCTTGAAAAATACCATGATCTTACAGAGAAGCACTGGGATAGCGATCTGATTATTTGGCCAGAAGGCGCGTTACCTGTGCTATATCATCAAATTGCTCAGGGTTATTTAAGTGATCTCGAAGATGAAGCGAAAACCCATCATACGGATTTATTAATTGGACTACCTTTTTATAATCAAGAAGGTGGAAAGTATTATAATGGGTTACTCAATCTTGGTGCTAAAAGATCTTTTTACTACAAATATCATTTAGTCCCTTTTGGTGAATACATCCCCCTTTCCTCTTACCTACAAGGAGTTATTGATTTTTTTAATTTACCTATATCTTCTTTTAGTCACGGGGAGAAACAGCAACCTTTATTACAGGTTGCTGGCTATCTTGTAGCAGCATCTATTTGTTATGAAGATGCTTTCGGTGAAGAAATCACTAAAAAATTACCTGAAGCTAAATTTCTAGTCAACGTAACAAACAATGCTTGGTATGGGGATTCTTTAGCTCCTCACCAGCATTTACAAATTGCTCAAATGCGCTCATTAGAAGTAGGTCGAGATTTAGCACGAGCTACTACCAATGGGATTTCAGCTATTATCAATGCTAAGGGACGGCTGATAGCAACAACAGATCAATTTATTACTACTACTCTAACAGGAATCATTCAACCAAGGGAAGGTAAAACACCTTATGTTTTTTGGGGTAATAGTTTTATTATTGGGCTATGCTTTGTGAGCTTTATATTTAGTGTTATCAAAAATCGCCAGCCTATTAATTAG
- the rpmE gene encoding 50S ribosomal protein L31 — translation MKKDIHPKYNKVTVTCSCGNTFTTGSTKEGALHIEVCSSCHPFYTGTQKLVDTAGRVDKFRQRYENK, via the coding sequence ATGAAAAAAGATATTCACCCAAAATATAATAAAGTTACAGTAACCTGTAGTTGCGGTAATACATTTACTACTGGTTCCACTAAAGAAGGAGCGCTTCACATAGAAGTATGTTCTTCCTGCCATCCTTTCTATACAGGTACTCAAAAACTCGTAGATACTGCAGGACGTGTAGATAAATTCCGCCAAAGGTATGAGAATAAATAA